Below is a window of Pocillopora verrucosa isolate sample1 chromosome 6, ASM3666991v2, whole genome shotgun sequence DNA.
CAAGTCTATTTGCTGACAGCCGACTTCATTGCATTCTATCGCAGGTACGTTGAATTGCCATGAGACCTTCAACGCTTCGTAACTGACAATAATTTGGAGGGAAACAAGTTGACTTTGTAAGGCCAATATATAGGCAGATTGATTTCCTGTTTCCAGACTAATACTAATAACGTTATAGTCCATCAAAAACAGTTATATACATGCGCCAGCGGTGTCTTCAATAAGATATCATACATTATCTttggtgttattttttattctaccGGATATTAAACTGAGAATAAAAGATTagttaaaatgaatattatGTTATTTTTATCGTTCCTTTCTGATAGTTTTCGTTATTGGTATTATGCGAACAAATGAAGGAATCGcacagaaaattcaaaataataaaaaaaaactattagtgaaagttatctttattcatTGGGGCGGAAAACTACAAATGAGAAGATGACAAATTTGAAACGCCTTCGTCataaaagcaaaccaaaaacgAAGAccagtatttatatattttaaggaTGGGAATACTTAATATTTCTATGCAGAAATGCTTAACAATCACTTCAATAATCTTTCTTTAGTACTAAGAGGCTACAAGTCGATTTGCTGAAAGCGGACTTCAGTGCAATCTATCGCAGGTACGTTTAATTGCCACTCACAATAATTTGGAGGGAATCAAGTTGACTTTGTAAGGCGAATATATAGGCAGATTGATTTCCTGTTTCCACACTAAGAGTAATGACGTTACAGTCCatcaaaaataattacaaacctACGCCAATGGTGTCTTCAATAAGATATCATACATTATCTTTGGTGTTATTTTTTGTCCTACCGGATATTAAATTAGAATAAAAGATTAGTTAAAACGAATATtatgttattgttatcgtttctttctgataatttttgtttttggcattaTGCGAACTAATGAAACAACCGTgcaaaaaattgataacaataatgaaaaaaaactatttctgaaagttatctttattcatCGGGatagaaaacaacaaataagAAGATGACAAATAAGAAACGCTTTCGTCACAAAGGTGAACCAACAACGAAGACCAGTATTTATATATCTTAAGGATGAGAATGCTTAATACTTCTGTGCAGAAATGCTTAACCATCACTTCAATAGTAAGATTTTTTGACCAGGGTTATTTatggagaaaattaaaatgtccTGTTGCATTCGTTTTCCTGTTTCCAGTATTTCCGTTCCTCTTCACAGCTTCAGTGACGTCCTGAAAATCATCGACTCAACAGAAGTGAActtagtttaaaataaaaaaaaaataaaaaaatattttgtttcctttaaattcACAATTGATTCCTCTCACCACACCCCAGGTTGGTATCAGGTAAGATTTTAGGGAGCTATGGGTGTTCCCTTCACTGATTATTATTCAGTAATAACAGTCTTATCCTATTACACTTATGCACCAGAAAAAACACAACTAAAGATGAAACCAGATACCGAGTTGATTGTTATGACAGTCCTCTACGCCATCACCATGATCGTAGCGTTTACAGGGAATGGTTTTCTCATCTACATCGTGTGGAAGAAACCTGAAGTCAGATCACTGACAAGCTTCATGTTCGTCAACATGGCCATCGCCGATTTGCTGGTAACGTTGGTTGTGATGCCTTGGTCGATTTCCATAATATATACAGAAGGTTTGTGGATAATCCCGGGAGTATTTGGAAAAGTCATGTGCAAAGGTATTGTATACACTGCCTTTGTCACTATAACAGCATCCGTCCTCTGCCTGACATTCATGGCCATTGACAGGTACTATGCCATCGTTCATCCCCTCCGCCGCCATCTTTGGTTTCGAAAGCCTAAACTAACCGTTCCATTTATTTGGATCGGTTCACTGGTCTTCATGTCCATTTTCCTTGTTGTTCAAACCGTGGAGGACCACAATTCCCAATGCATGCTATCTGTTTACATCTTGGGTGATCCAGATAGGGCTCTTCGAGGAATATACCTCCTCCTTTTCGTCGTCAACTATCTCATTTCCTTGGTCGTTATTTCTTTCCTGTATTCCATTACTGCATGGAATTTATGGTTCCATGTTGCACCTGGAGTGACTACTTTTAGAGGAAATCGAGTGCAACTCGAAACCTCCAAGAAAAGAGTGGTTCGGATGCTCATTATTGTTACCTGTGCCTTTGCCCTTTGTTGGCTCCCACCACAAGTGGTCCACATGATGAACGTCATTCACGCATCACAGACTTACCTACATATACAGCCGATTGTCAGCTTTGTGTGTTTCTGGTTTGGACACGCTAACAGTGCCGTTAACCCATGGCTGTACATTTTTCTGAGCACCAAGATAAATATGGCATTTACTAGGATCGTCAGTAGAAAAAGCAGCCAGTTGCCTTCAAGTCTCGCCATTAAAACATCAGATGCCGTCTTATCACCTGAAGATGAAGCAATCCAGAAAGAATCAAGAATATAATCCCCCTCataacatgaaacttttatAACCAATAACGTAACTGTAAGATAGGAACCCGATTAAAACGGATTTCCGTATTACTAATTATATAATGTATTACAAACACCTACATACGATTTCATAAATGTTACTGTCGTAATCCGAGTAATTTCATGACAAATTGATAATTGCAACTAATTTCTACAAGAACTGTTCTATCGGCTGGTAAGAATAAACAGGGGAATCCGTTACAGAGTGAACTATAGGACGAAGCATATTGGCATTGCTTCTTCGATGTTTGAGGCAGTGTGGTGAGGGTGCTGGACAAGTTATCTGGTGGTTCCGGGTGCAAGCTGGATTTGTTCTCGTTTTGCCCTAAGGCCGATTCCTTGACTTACTTTGTATACAGCCAACTAGTGTGCCCCCTACTGGTTGGGATTTATAAAAACTATGATTATTTACAACGTctgttttccaatttgattgTAATGGCCATCAAAGCCTCATGAGAATATTGGTCAAAAAGGAAACACTGACATGTTTATTCCGTGTTCCGGGTAGCGTTAATTAAGTGTATTTACATACCGCTTTCGCGATAATAATTTAacgaactatttcagtttataattagCTGTTTTGAAAGGAGATTTGTAACAGCCTTCGGTTATGATATACCCaattaaagcaaaagaaatacATATGGACCAAGAATCGTCTCATTCCGGTCCGTTTAGAGTGGAGCGTGCTAACCACTTGGCCACACGATCTTCCTTAAGGTTGCaatatttgttctttctttttcgtcTGAATTTGTTCTGAAATAATACAAtcttgaacaaacaaacaaaaaaaaccaactgaaaaggaaaagagaaaattaacctAATATTCAGGGGCTTGGACATCTCAGAAGAGTATAGAGAAAAGTTCAATTTTCAGAACTATCCAgcgaattttttaattttaataatattcAGAAGATAGACGTTGTCAAACGAGGTATTTCACAGTCATTACAGGCGATCTAGCTAATTAGCGAACTAGCTAATTagcgcgcgcgaaaagcacAATTTACCTGTCTGCTATCTACTAATTTGGttgtttattcataattttttcatcgaTACTAGCCAATCGTTcctcatagtttttttttaaattctgtggCACACAATGATAGCTCAGCTGAAATCCAAGTGAGAGCTCTGTGCAACGGAgcgttaattttgtttttttaggtttcAGGTGTCATAGGGACAAAGTGAggacaataagaaaaaatgagattttcaaGGGGAGCTCAGCAATCCCTCGACAGAATACCATAAGAAATATGCACTTTATTTAAGAACGAGCAAGCAGctgagaaagtgaaaaaataatctGAGACTTCGTTAAGAATTTGAACATCAGACCTTCCCATGGTGCCTTTAACTACGGAGCTGCATTACAAGTCAGTCCAGCATACTGATAAGATCGGCAATCTTTAGGGGGGAAGGAGAGTAGGTGGAGTGGGAGCACTCGCCTCCTCACATGTAGTTGTGGCCTGAGTTCCACTCCCAGCGACCTTGGCGATACTTGTGGGTTGACTtggttgctgttttttttct
It encodes the following:
- the LOC131768620 gene encoding G-protein coupled receptor 83-like, encoding MKPDTELIVMTVLYAITMIVAFTGNGFLIYIVWKKPEVRSLTSFMFVNMAIADLLVTLVVMPWSISIIYTEGLWIIPGVFGKVMCKGIVYTAFVTITASVLCLTFMAIDRYYAIVHPLRRHLWFRKPKLTVPFIWIGSLVFMSIFLVVQTVEDHNSQCMLSVYILGDPDRALRGIYLLLFVVNYLISLVVISFLYSITAWNLWFHVAPGVTTFRGNRVQLETSKKRVVRMLIIVTCAFALCWLPPQVVHMMNVIHASQTYLHIQPIVSFVCFWFGHANSAVNPWLYIFLSTKINMAFTRIVSRKSSQLPSSLAIKTSDAVLSPEDEAIQKESRI